Within the Thermococcus sp. genome, the region GGCCAAAGGCTATGAAGGTCTTCCTGTTACCCGTCGAATCGGAGAGCCAGCCGAAGGGGTACTGGAAGAGGGTTGAGGTGAGGTTGAATGTAACGCTCAAAAGACCCACCATGAACATGCTCGCACCGAGGAGGCGCATGTAAACGCTCAGGTAGGGGAAGGCCATGCCAAAGGCAACGTTTGCGATAAACATCGCTATAGCCAGGATTAAGACGTTTCTCCTCTTAACCCGGAGCTTTTTTAGTTTGAGTGTTTTCTCGCGCTTTCCCTGTAGGACGGCCTTCTCCCTCTTCGCCATCAGCGGAAGAAAAGGCGAGCCGCTTATAAAATTTCCGTCGAAATGATGAGAAAAAGGCCGAAGTCAGCCCATCTGCAGGGCCTGACCGCGAAGCTCGCCACGCTCGAATCTATACGGGTCGTACCACTCAACGGGAAGGTCTGTCTTTCCTTTCGTTACGAGGTCGGCGACCATCTCAGCAACGGCAGGAGCCATCATGAAACCGTGACCGGAGAAGCCTGCGGCAATATAGTAGTCGCTCAGCTCCTCGATTTTGCCTATCGCCGGGTTGCTGTCCGGTGTCTTAGCGTAGTGGCCGGCCCATGTCCTCAGGATTAGGAGCTCTCTCAGCGCTGGAATTATCTTAGTGAAGTAATAACTCACCTCGCGCATGAACTCGTAGGTCGGGTTCAAGTCATAGGTCGGGCCCAGCTCGTAGCCAACCCCTCCAATTATTCCGCCGTGGCTCGTCTGGGTCAGGTAAGCGTGGCCGTAGCGGAAGGAGATGACCATCGGCCTGACCGAGCCCTTCTTTATGGGCTGAGTGATGACGGCCTGATGCTTGTAGGGCTCTATCGGTATCTTCGTCCTTATCCCGGCCATCGCGTTGATGAGCTTGGCCCAGGCGTTGGTGGCGTTGATGACGATACCGGTCTTTATCTTCCCCCTGCTCGTTTTTAGGCCCTTAATCTCGCCGTTCTCGATGATGAAGTCCTTCACTTCCGTGTACTCAACTAACTTAGCCCCGAATTCCTCAGCGTGAAGCGCAAAGGCCGCGGTTGAGTGGAAGGGACTGGCCTTTCCATCGGTCGGGTTCCAGGAAGCGGCGATAACCTCACTTATGTCGAGAAGAGGGACTATCTCCTTGGCATCCTCCGGCGTTATGAGCCTCGTTGGAACGCCAAACTTGTTCTGTATCGCGATGTTCCTCTTGAAGGTCTCGACTTCGTCATCGTCGTAGAGCAGGAAGAGGTAACCCGTCTGTTCAAAGGGAAAGCCGTACTCCTCGCTATACTCCTTCCAGAGCTCGACGGAGCGCTTCATAACCTGAACGTTAGCCTCATCGTTGAACTGCTGTCTGATGCCTGTTCCGCAGCGGAAGGTCGAGCCAGAACCTATGAAGCGCTTCTCTATGACTGTAACCTCTTCCCCGCGCTTGGCAAGCTCATGAGCTATAGTAACGCCAACTAT harbors:
- a CDS encoding FAD-binding oxidoreductase, giving the protein MPTRNLPERSEITVIGGGIVGVTIAHELAKRGEEVTVIEKRFIGSGSTFRCGTGIRQQFNDEANVQVMKRSVELWKEYSEEYGFPFEQTGYLFLLYDDDEVETFKRNIAIQNKFGVPTRLITPEDAKEIVPLLDISEVIAASWNPTDGKASPFHSTAAFALHAEEFGAKLVEYTEVKDFIIENGEIKGLKTSRGKIKTGIVINATNAWAKLINAMAGIRTKIPIEPYKHQAVITQPIKKGSVRPMVISFRYGHAYLTQTSHGGIIGGVGYELGPTYDLNPTYEFMREVSYYFTKIIPALRELLILRTWAGHYAKTPDSNPAIGKIEELSDYYIAAGFSGHGFMMAPAVAEMVADLVTKGKTDLPVEWYDPYRFERGELRGQALQMG